A single genomic interval of Saccharothrix saharensis harbors:
- a CDS encoding ABC transporter ATP-binding protein has translation MKVLLTGAGAMLATAWRLNPRKTALAVLLMTAGAVAAPLLATALGWMTREVVAGATGRAVLAGLTAAVLAVMVLAFAHFAHLAHYELAELAELDFDERVIEVSNGSAGIEHHERAEHADTWTVLRQEGRQYRAGLEALLNGLGLLLAVVLTAVLLARQNPWLLVLPVAALPPLLAGRAAERVLDRARTTTAEPTRTALNLFHLATSARVAGELRVSGLGDELRARHDVLWRAATRGLWRAHLTATALRAVGQVVFALAYIAGVLLVVRDAIAGRRGVGDVVLVIVLAAQVNQQVATAVTLLQDLQRMAGAYRRLTEVTDLVGARPDPGRRSPPDRLHDGITLAGVTFTYPGTDVPVLRETDLRLPAGATVAVVGENGAGKSTLVKLLCGFYRPTGGRILVDGVDLHDLPVDGWRARIAAGFQDFVRYEFPAQQVVGVGDLTRISSEPAVRAALDRADATGVVDHLPDGLRTHLGKTYADGAELSGGQWQKLALGRAVMRESPLLVVLDEPTSALDPEAEHVLFQRHAEHARRVAARTGAITVFVSHRFSTVRTADLIVVVRDGRVVETGDHAALMAGAGLYAELFALQAKAYG, from the coding sequence GTGAAGGTCCTGCTGACCGGCGCCGGGGCGATGCTCGCCACGGCGTGGCGGCTGAACCCGCGCAAGACGGCCCTGGCGGTGCTCCTGATGACGGCCGGCGCGGTCGCCGCTCCGCTGCTGGCGACCGCGCTCGGGTGGATGACCCGGGAGGTCGTCGCGGGCGCGACGGGTCGCGCGGTGCTCGCCGGCCTGACCGCGGCCGTGCTGGCGGTGATGGTGCTGGCCTTCGCGCACTTCGCCCACCTGGCCCACTACGAGCTGGCCGAACTCGCCGAGCTGGACTTCGACGAGCGCGTGATCGAGGTGTCGAACGGTTCGGCCGGCATCGAGCACCACGAACGGGCCGAGCACGCCGACACGTGGACCGTGCTGCGGCAGGAGGGCCGGCAGTACCGGGCCGGCCTCGAGGCGCTGCTCAACGGTCTCGGCCTCCTGCTGGCCGTGGTGCTCACCGCGGTCCTGCTGGCCCGGCAGAACCCCTGGCTGCTGGTGCTGCCCGTCGCCGCCCTGCCGCCCCTGCTCGCCGGCCGCGCGGCCGAACGGGTGCTGGACCGGGCCAGGACAACGACCGCCGAGCCGACCCGGACCGCGCTGAACCTGTTCCACCTGGCCACCTCCGCGCGCGTGGCCGGGGAGCTGCGGGTGTCCGGGCTCGGGGACGAACTGCGCGCCCGGCACGACGTGCTGTGGCGGGCGGCGACGCGTGGCCTGTGGCGGGCACACCTGACCGCGACGGCGCTGCGCGCGGTGGGGCAGGTCGTCTTCGCGCTGGCCTACATCGCGGGCGTGCTGCTCGTGGTGCGTGACGCGATCGCCGGGCGGCGCGGTGTCGGCGACGTCGTGCTGGTGATCGTGCTCGCCGCCCAGGTGAACCAGCAGGTCGCCACCGCCGTCACGCTCTTGCAGGACTTGCAGCGGATGGCGGGCGCGTACCGGCGGCTGACCGAGGTCACCGACCTGGTCGGGGCGCGACCGGATCCAGGCCGCCGGTCGCCGCCCGACCGGCTGCACGACGGGATCACGCTCGCCGGCGTGACCTTCACCTACCCGGGCACCGACGTCCCCGTGCTGCGCGAGACCGACCTGCGCCTCCCGGCCGGCGCCACCGTCGCCGTCGTCGGCGAGAACGGCGCGGGCAAGTCGACGCTGGTCAAGCTGCTCTGCGGGTTCTACCGGCCGACCGGGGGCCGCATCCTGGTCGACGGGGTCGACCTGCACGACCTGCCGGTGGACGGGTGGCGCGCCCGGATCGCGGCGGGGTTCCAGGACTTCGTCCGGTACGAGTTCCCGGCCCAGCAGGTGGTCGGCGTGGGCGACCTGACCAGGATCTCGTCGGAGCCGGCCGTCCGCGCGGCACTGGACCGCGCCGACGCCACCGGCGTGGTGGACCACCTGCCCGACGGCCTGCGCACCCACCTCGGCAAGACCTACGCCGACGGCGCGGAGCTGTCCGGCGGCCAGTGGCAGAAGCTGGCGCTCGGCCGGGCCGTGATGCGCGAGTCCCCGTTGCTGGTGGTCCTCGACGAACCGACGTCGGCGCTGGACCCGGAGGCGGAGCACGTGCTGTTCCAGCGCCACGCCGAGCACGCCCGCCGGGTGGCCGCGCGCACCGGCGCCATCACGGTCTTCGTGTCCCACCGGTTCTCCACCGTGCGCACGGCCGACCTGATCGTGGTGGTCCGCGACGGCCGGGTGGTGGAGACCGGCGACCACGCCGCGCTCATGGCCGGTGCGGGGCTCTACGCGGAGCTGTTCGCGCTCCAGGCGAAGGCTTACGGCTGA
- a CDS encoding glycosyltransferase — translation MGSSSRCTVIVPTYNRRRLLELTLDSLAAQDLHRDRFEVVVVDDGSSDDTATMVRSFEERFDLRYFYQPDEGYRVARARNVGIRHARGEVCVFVDSGVLLHSASLSAHVAAHDATEEPLALNGYVYCFNLDNEDAGLIRKHVDVDDVDSTIASLARTGSWPDVREPFYERYSDDFGHLPAPWLMYWTCHASARTEQVRAVGSYDEEFRTWGGEDLDLAYRLHRDGARFGVSRAASSIHYPHDKDQGDNTRSAQRNYRYIAEKYDTPITRVLTEEPAIRFSLFNEVVVERGLPRCADHRAGVTG, via the coding sequence GTGGGTAGCTCATCGCGCTGCACGGTCATCGTCCCCACCTACAACCGGAGGCGATTACTCGAGTTGACGCTGGACTCGCTGGCCGCGCAGGACCTGCACCGCGACCGGTTCGAGGTGGTCGTCGTGGACGACGGGTCCAGCGACGACACGGCGACGATGGTGCGGTCGTTCGAGGAGCGGTTCGACCTGCGGTACTTCTACCAGCCCGATGAGGGTTACCGGGTGGCCCGGGCGCGCAACGTCGGCATCCGGCACGCCCGCGGCGAGGTCTGCGTGTTCGTGGACTCCGGCGTGCTGCTGCACTCCGCGAGCCTGAGCGCGCATGTGGCCGCCCACGACGCCACCGAGGAACCGTTGGCGCTGAACGGTTACGTGTACTGCTTCAACCTCGACAACGAGGACGCCGGGCTCATCCGCAAGCACGTGGACGTGGACGACGTCGACTCGACCATCGCGTCCCTGGCGCGCACGGGGTCGTGGCCGGACGTGCGGGAACCGTTCTACGAGCGGTACTCCGACGACTTCGGCCACCTCCCCGCGCCGTGGCTGATGTACTGGACCTGCCACGCGTCGGCGCGCACGGAGCAGGTGCGCGCGGTCGGCTCGTACGACGAGGAGTTCCGCACCTGGGGCGGCGAGGACCTCGACCTGGCCTACCGGCTGCACCGCGACGGCGCCCGGTTCGGCGTGAGCCGGGCGGCGAGCTCGATCCACTACCCGCACGACAAGGACCAGGGCGACAACACCAGGTCCGCGCAGCGCAACTACCGCTACATCGCGGAGAAGTACGACACGCCGATCACCCGCGTGCTGACCGAGGAGCCGGCGATCCGCTTCTCGCTGTTCAACGAGGTCGTCGTGGAACGCGGACTGCCCCGCTGCGCCGACCACCGGGCGGGGGTCACCGGGTAG
- a CDS encoding ABC transporter ATP-binding protein produces MGGTVFRSWTGTAREQFAARRGIVRLLPRAGRSLVAALVVVELLLGCLPVVFTVATAVVLGRVPAAVDAGPDSGAWRSLVAVFAVAAGAFVARQVLSPVERAMGELVTRRVDGRVVDELMAASLRSPGLGPLEDQRALDALRTAAREVEFGVQSPGRAATGLLALIARYTELTGCAVAVGLVFSWPAAAALVVTVLLFRHGQRGGLRRYARTRSRLAADQREIDYLRDLAGGAAAGKEIRVFGLADWLRQRLRDTHLRYLGPLWAERRRIYLWPFVRFSVVALTVTGVVFAVVGATAGELTLTGFVLVTTATLGLLRLAEHYPEADLPTAIGMRAYDAVRRFAEHVDGHEEQLSPPRRPTAPEPVGTIRFEQVSFGYPGRRPVFDRLDLTIPVGRCTAIVGVNGAGKTTLVKLLARLHEPTGGRITLDGVDIREFPLDAWRTRLGVIFQDFARYEASVADNVGLGAVAHLDDRVGIREVVDSVGLAPAVARLPRGLDTPLARHLTDGAELSGGQWQRVALARALFALRHGARVVVLDEPTASLDVRAEAGFFAGFAALAEGATTVLISHRFSTVRHADLIVVLEHGRVAEQGGHAELLARDGRYAELFRLQADRFVDVVEGRVG; encoded by the coding sequence ATGGGCGGCACGGTGTTCCGCTCGTGGACCGGGACCGCCCGGGAGCAGTTCGCCGCACGGCGGGGCATCGTCCGGTTGCTCCCGCGCGCGGGCCGCTCGCTGGTCGCGGCACTGGTCGTGGTCGAACTGCTGCTGGGGTGCCTCCCGGTCGTGTTCACGGTGGCGACGGCGGTGGTGCTCGGCCGGGTTCCGGCGGCCGTCGACGCGGGACCGGACTCGGGCGCGTGGCGCTCGCTCGTCGCGGTGTTCGCGGTCGCGGCCGGTGCGTTCGTCGCCAGGCAGGTGCTCTCCCCGGTGGAACGGGCGATGGGTGAGCTGGTGACGCGCCGCGTCGACGGCCGGGTGGTGGACGAGCTGATGGCCGCGTCGCTGCGCAGCCCCGGCCTCGGCCCGCTGGAGGACCAGCGGGCGCTGGACGCGCTGCGCACCGCCGCGCGGGAGGTGGAGTTCGGCGTGCAGAGCCCCGGCCGGGCGGCCACCGGCCTGCTCGCGCTGATCGCGCGGTACACCGAGCTGACGGGTTGCGCGGTCGCCGTGGGGCTCGTGTTCTCGTGGCCGGCGGCGGCCGCGTTGGTCGTCACCGTGCTGCTGTTCCGCCACGGCCAGCGCGGCGGGTTGCGCCGGTACGCCCGGACCCGGTCCCGGCTCGCCGCCGACCAGCGCGAGATCGACTACCTGCGCGACCTGGCGGGCGGGGCGGCGGCGGGCAAGGAGATCCGGGTCTTCGGCCTGGCCGACTGGCTGCGGCAACGCCTCCGCGACACCCACCTCCGCTACCTCGGACCGCTGTGGGCCGAGCGCCGCCGGATCTACCTGTGGCCGTTCGTCCGGTTCTCGGTGGTGGCGCTCACCGTCACGGGCGTGGTCTTCGCGGTGGTCGGCGCGACCGCGGGCGAGCTGACGCTGACCGGGTTCGTCCTGGTCACGACAGCGACCCTGGGCCTGCTCCGGCTGGCCGAGCACTACCCGGAGGCGGACCTGCCGACCGCGATCGGCATGAGGGCCTACGACGCCGTGCGGCGGTTCGCCGAGCACGTCGACGGCCACGAGGAGCAGTTGAGCCCACCGCGCCGGCCGACGGCACCCGAGCCGGTCGGCACGATCCGGTTCGAGCAGGTGAGCTTCGGCTACCCCGGCCGCCGTCCGGTGTTCGACCGCCTGGACCTGACGATCCCGGTCGGCCGCTGCACGGCGATCGTCGGCGTGAACGGCGCGGGCAAGACCACACTGGTCAAGCTGCTGGCCCGGCTCCACGAGCCCACCGGGGGCCGGATCACGCTCGACGGCGTCGACATCCGCGAGTTCCCCCTCGACGCGTGGCGGACCAGGCTCGGCGTGATCTTCCAGGACTTCGCCCGGTACGAGGCGTCGGTCGCCGACAACGTCGGTCTCGGCGCGGTCGCCCACCTCGACGACCGGGTGGGCATCCGCGAGGTCGTGGACTCGGTCGGGCTCGCACCGGCCGTGGCACGCCTGCCGCGCGGGCTGGACACGCCGTTGGCCCGGCACCTCACCGACGGCGCGGAGCTGTCCGGCGGCCAGTGGCAGCGCGTGGCGTTGGCGCGGGCGTTGTTCGCGCTGCGCCACGGCGCGCGGGTCGTCGTGCTGGACGAGCCGACCGCGAGCCTGGACGTGCGCGCGGAGGCGGGGTTCTTCGCCGGGTTCGCGGCCCTCGCCGAAGGCGCGACCACGGTGCTGATCTCCCACCGGTTCTCGACCGTGCGGCACGCGGACCTCATCGTCGTGCTCGAACACGGCCGGGTCGCCGAGCAGGGCGGCCATGCGGAGCTGCTGGCCCGCGACGGCCGCTACGCCGAGCTGTTCCGGTTGCAGGCCGACCGGTTCGTGGACGTGGTGGAAGGGCGGGTCGGGTGA
- a CDS encoding MFS transporter, whose product MGQRAVRSTGNRPPATGRRWLMLGLATVGFALNFWAWALLSPLGPRFKDDLGLSAFQQALLVAVPVVVGSIGRVPVGALTDRFGGRVMFPLVSAVTIVPVLFLGLVGNTSLAALLVGGFFLGVGGTAFAVGVPFVNLWFPPERRGLAIGIFGAGMGGTAISALTTVDLVEWSGVATPFVVTAVVLAVYAVVAALLLRDAPGRTVPTGSLGGRLAATARLPITWQASALYAVAFGGFVAFSVYLPAYLGTAYGLAQADAADRMAGFVLLAVVMRPVGGWLSDRLGPVRVLVTCLAVVAVGAVAQAFTPALVPWGTIAFLAMAAALGAGSGAVFALVALLAPADKVGSVTGVVGAAGGLGGFVPPLVMGALYGAMSSYALGLAALAVVALVSLLFTATAVRRATRVHQRVNGRREVQA is encoded by the coding sequence ATGGGTCAGCGGGCAGTGCGGTCCACCGGCAACCGGCCACCGGCGACCGGTCGGCGGTGGTTGATGCTCGGCCTGGCCACGGTCGGCTTCGCGCTGAACTTCTGGGCGTGGGCGCTGCTCAGCCCGCTCGGCCCGCGGTTCAAGGACGACCTGGGGCTCAGCGCGTTCCAGCAGGCGTTGCTGGTCGCGGTCCCGGTGGTGGTCGGGTCGATCGGGCGGGTACCGGTCGGCGCGCTGACCGACCGGTTCGGCGGGCGGGTGATGTTCCCGCTGGTTTCGGCGGTGACGATCGTGCCGGTGCTGTTCCTCGGGCTGGTCGGGAACACGTCGCTGGCCGCGCTGCTGGTCGGCGGGTTCTTCCTGGGCGTCGGCGGCACGGCGTTCGCGGTCGGGGTGCCGTTCGTCAACCTGTGGTTCCCGCCCGAGCGGCGGGGCCTCGCGATCGGGATCTTCGGCGCGGGCATGGGCGGCACCGCCATCAGCGCCCTGACCACGGTCGACCTGGTCGAGTGGTCGGGTGTGGCGACGCCGTTCGTGGTGACGGCGGTGGTGCTGGCGGTCTACGCGGTCGTCGCGGCCCTGCTGCTGCGGGACGCGCCGGGGCGGACGGTGCCGACCGGGTCGCTGGGCGGTCGGCTCGCGGCAACCGCCCGGCTGCCGATCACGTGGCAGGCGTCGGCGTTGTACGCGGTGGCGTTCGGCGGGTTCGTCGCGTTCTCCGTGTACCTGCCCGCCTACCTGGGCACCGCCTACGGCCTGGCGCAGGCGGACGCGGCCGACCGGATGGCCGGGTTCGTGCTGCTCGCGGTGGTGATGCGGCCGGTGGGAGGGTGGCTGTCTGACCGGTTGGGGCCGGTGCGGGTGCTCGTCACGTGCCTGGCCGTGGTGGCCGTCGGTGCGGTGGCGCAGGCGTTCACCCCGGCGCTGGTGCCGTGGGGCACGATCGCGTTCCTGGCCATGGCCGCCGCGCTCGGCGCGGGCAGCGGCGCGGTGTTCGCGCTCGTCGCGCTGCTCGCACCGGCGGACAAGGTCGGTTCGGTCACCGGTGTGGTCGGGGCCGCCGGCGGCCTCGGCGGGTTCGTGCCGCCATTGGTGATGGGCGCCCTGTACGGCGCGATGTCGTCCTACGCGCTGGGCCTCGCCGCGCTGGCCGTCGTCGCCCTGGTGTCGCTGCTGTTCACCGCGACCGCGGTGCGACGAGCCACGCGCGTCCACCAACGGGTGAACGGCCGCCGGGAGGTGCAGGCGTGA
- a CDS encoding toll/interleukin-1 receptor domain-containing protein, translating to MSNAFVSYSRKDLEFVRRLHAALVERGRSAWVDWERIPPAAAWQVEIARAIDESEAFVFVLSPDAVTSEVCLAELEVAVAAGKRVVPVLRREVPARDVPPEVAGLNWLFLRDADDFTTGVDALVDTLDRDAEWLRFHTRLLTRAAEWHEHRGDDSYLLTGTDLDGVQRLLAASTERQPPLTPLQTAYVAESQSGANARLRREARGFYLTSLGYGALQVVVLYVFAFDRVDEKALRFFVPTWVFPLAFGAFGLLITRPTRLKTAVCALVVAALTAYVMYVVLPPA from the coding sequence ATGTCGAACGCGTTCGTCTCGTACTCCCGCAAGGACTTGGAGTTCGTGCGCCGGCTGCACGCGGCCCTGGTGGAGCGCGGGCGGAGCGCGTGGGTCGACTGGGAGCGCATCCCGCCGGCGGCGGCGTGGCAGGTGGAGATCGCGCGTGCCATCGACGAGTCCGAGGCGTTCGTGTTCGTCCTCTCACCGGACGCGGTCACGTCGGAGGTGTGCCTGGCCGAGTTGGAGGTGGCGGTCGCCGCGGGCAAGCGGGTGGTCCCGGTGCTGCGCCGCGAGGTGCCCGCGCGGGACGTGCCGCCGGAGGTCGCCGGTCTGAACTGGCTGTTCCTGCGCGACGCCGACGACTTCACGACCGGTGTGGACGCGTTGGTCGACACGCTCGACCGGGACGCGGAGTGGCTGCGGTTCCACACCCGGCTGCTCACCCGGGCCGCCGAGTGGCACGAGCACCGGGGGGACGATTCGTACCTGCTCACCGGGACCGACCTGGACGGAGTGCAACGGCTGCTGGCCGCGTCGACCGAACGGCAGCCGCCGCTGACCCCGTTGCAGACGGCGTACGTGGCGGAGAGCCAGTCGGGCGCCAACGCCCGCCTCCGCCGGGAAGCGCGGGGCTTCTACCTGACCAGCTTGGGCTACGGCGCGCTCCAAGTGGTCGTCCTCTACGTGTTCGCGTTCGACCGCGTCGACGAGAAGGCCCTGCGGTTCTTCGTGCCCACCTGGGTCTTCCCCCTGGCCTTCGGCGCCTTCGGGCTGCTCATCACGCGCCCCACGCGGCTGAAGACGGCCGTCTGCGCGCTGGTGGTCGCCGCGCTGACCGCGTACGTCATGTACGTCGTCTTACCTCCGGCCTAG